From the Pseudokineococcus lusitanus genome, one window contains:
- a CDS encoding rhodanese-like domain-containing protein, protein MSAVVAPAAARPVAPRRGGRSVADVLGRARATLRRLGPVEAAAAVAAGGLLVDIRPAAQRAEEGEVPGALVVERNVLEWRLEPGGEAALPVADVDLHVVVLCSEGYTSSLAAAALQELGVHRATDVAGGFRAWAAAGLPTTGGPVLPPTVAQVRDEVAGH, encoded by the coding sequence GTGAGCGCCGTCGTCGCCCCCGCGGCGGCCCGGCCGGTGGCGCCGCGCCGCGGCGGGCGCAGCGTCGCCGACGTCCTCGGCCGGGCCCGCGCCACGCTGCGGCGCCTAGGGCCGGTGGAGGCGGCCGCGGCGGTCGCCGCCGGCGGGCTGCTCGTCGACATCCGGCCCGCCGCCCAGCGCGCCGAGGAGGGCGAGGTGCCCGGTGCTCTCGTCGTCGAGCGCAACGTCCTCGAGTGGCGGCTCGAGCCGGGCGGCGAGGCCGCGCTGCCCGTCGCGGACGTCGACCTCCACGTCGTCGTCCTGTGCTCGGAGGGCTACACGTCGAGCCTCGCGGCCGCCGCGCTGCAGGAGCTGGGCGTCCACCGGGCCACCGACGTCGCCGGCGGCTTCCGGGCGTGGGCGGCCGCGGGACTGCCGACGACGGGCGGCCCCGTCCTGC